The genomic window ACCTTTTCGAGAGCTTCAGTGCGGATGTTTCCGCTTTCGATACCGAGTTCACGGGTTTTCTGAACGGCAAATACGGCGACGGCTGGAAAGTCAAGGGCTGCACGTATTGCCACAACGACGGGAAGACCTACGCATCCTGTCTTTTCAAGAACATCGGTAATATCGGATAACCATCAACAAATCACGGGGGGCTCGCGTTTCGAGCCCTCCGTGCGTGCTTCATCAGTGCCGACGACGATTGAGGCGCAGCTCACCACCGGCAATTCCATTCCAGGTTCCCGCCCCGTCAACATGTGGTGGCCGCGCTCGGCTGAGGCGCCCGCCGTGAAGGGGACCGCAACGGAAAAAGGCCGTAAAGCGTGATCTCTACGGCCCGATCCCTGAAATCTCCGGATGTCCGGCTCTATGAAACATAGTCTTCGGCAACGAATCTGCCTTCGAACGCGGCCACCTCTTCGTCGGTGAGTGTTTCTTCGCCGGTGGACCTCGGCCAGTCCACAGGGAGCCGATCATTATAGATATCGCCACCGCCGCCCAGCAGATTCGCGTAGGATTCTTCCTCCAATTCGGTCATCCACAGCGGCCGTCTTTTTTCTCTCAGTTCACTGATGTTGAGTTCCATGGTCAACCCCTCCGTACTGTCGACATGTTCTTTAAAGCATATGGTTAGCTTTTAATAACCACTCTTTGTATTGGCCTAAATTTAATGCGCCCAATCAAAATGTCAATGCGCGCAAGGATGCTTTCCCGGCATCTCACTTTTTTCGGCTTGTCGGACCCGGCATTGTTGCCGAATGATAAGGCGGGGAAAGCGCGCGGGGTTTGCCGAAAAGGAACCGTCGGCGGTCACCGGCTCCCACCTTGGAGTGAACACCCACGGTCCGCTCGAACCCGGGAAGCGCTGGTCGGCCCTGCGGGCGAATTCCAACGAGGTGCCGCGAGATATGCGGCGACGCCGCATTGAAATGAAAATCCCTTAACCGGAAACCTTGGGCACGAAAGACCGCCATATGTTGGAACCGGCCGCGTTGCTGGTGGAGTTTTCGGACCACATGAGGCGTGGAAACCTGCCCGGTCCAGTCCTCGACCTGGCGAGCGGCGAGGGTCACAATGGGATCTACCTTGCCACGCTCGGGTTGCAGGTGATTTGCTGCGACCGGTCCGGCGACGCCCTGGCCGCCGCATTGCGTCTCGCAGCGGAGCACGGGGTGCGCATCCGGACCTGGCAGGAGGACCTCGAGGTCCCGGGCGTGAATCCGTTGCCGGTTGAGGCCTTCGGCGCGATAGTGGTTTTTCGCTATCTGCACAGGCCCTTGTTCCCGGCAATCCGAAAGGCTCTCAGGCAAGGCGGCATCCTTGTTTACGAGACATTTACGGCTGACCACGCCAAATTCGGCAAACCCCGCAACCCGGATCATCTGCTACAGCCCGGAGAGTTGAGGAAGGTCTTCGAGGATTGGGAAACGATCCACTGGTTTGAAGGAGAGAAAACCGATCCGTTGCGTGCGGTTGCGCAAATCGTCTGCCGTCGGCCGCGGGGCGGCGGCGGCGGCGGATGAGAGGAGAAAGGTCGGGGGGGGGCTGCCGGCCGGGGTTGGCGCGGATTTGCGGACGCCAACCGGTTCTGGTTTGTATTATTTCGCCGGTGCTGTTATCTTCGGCGTGTGAACTTTCGCATGCCCGGAGACGGAGAACGGCGCAATCGCGGCGCACGGAGCGGGCGACGACTGCGCGAAAACGCCGCCTTCCGCCGTTGACGATCCTCTGCTCATGGGCTCCGGACCGGCGCACGCTGTCGTGGCTTCAATGATTTGCCGGAAGATGCGCCGGATTTTTGCCCCAATTGGTCGGAGCATTGGTTCTTTGGAAGTTTGAGTCTATTTTGTCGCCGGCTGTCGGGTGAAAGCGGCGACTGTACATTTTCCCTGAAAGGAGCCTGACCATGGGAGACAGAAAATTCACACGGATTCCCATCGAAACCGGAGCGATCGTCCAATGCGGCGATGTCACCGCAGCTGGAGGAGTGGAGAACCTCAGCCTGAACGGAATGCTGTTCCGGACCTCCCAGGAAATGGACGTCAACAAGGAAGTGAAAATCAAGCTGATGCTGTCCGGTCCTTCATCCAAGATGTCGCTCGATATGAACGGGATCGTGAGGAGGAGGGTCGAAGACGGTTTCGGAATCGAATTCACGGGAATGTATCTGGATGTTTTCTTTCATTTGAAAAACATCATCGCTCTGGGAATGGGTGACGAAACCAAGGCGATGAAGGAATTTTTCGATTTTATGGGGGAAGGCGCGCCCACCGGGGAGTGAAGCCGCGTTTCACGCCATGTTCCATGAAAGGATCCATCGCTCATGAACCGCTTGACGAGGACCCTCGGGCGGGTGTGCAACGACTGCCCGTTGTGCCGCTACGCCCGTGAGAACCCGGCGACTCTGGTGGGGAAACTCATGAACTGGCACGGCAAATGGTGCCCGGCGTGGAAAGCGCAAAAGCTGATCGCCCGGGAGCAGGCGCGGAACGCAACAGACCGGCCTTCCTGATACTTCGCGCACAGGTCCAATGACGACGACCGGGGGACCTGCCGCCCATGGATACGGGACGAACGCCGCGGCGCCCCTGCAACCGCGCGCCCGTTGCGCCTCGAAGACCGGGCGAGGCTCAAGTCCGCCTGTCGGCGCCGTGCCTGCCCGACAATGGGCGCTCGAATCCGCCATCCCCTCTTTCAGGCCGACCCTCTGCGCCCGGCAAGCCAGTCCGCCCAGTTGGCGTATTTGGGGAAAAACAGGACCATCAGCAGCAATCCGAACCCAAGGAGCAGAAAACAATCTTCCCGATAGCCTCCGATGAAAAAGAGGAGCAGTCCGAGGATTGCGGGAACCTCGCCCAGGATGAGCGCGACGATGGCCGATGCGCGCAGCTTTCCCGCCAGTTGTTCGAAAGTGTCCGACTGCGTCTTTTGCAGGATCGAGCGCTTCGCCATCCTGATCGCGATGAACGAGAAGAGCGTGATCAGGAAGAAGATGTCCCGGGCGCGATCTCCCGACCCGGGGGAAAGGCCCGTGAACGGGGGCTCCACGAGCGTCATCGCGGCCATGACGCCCGCGAACGCGAACACCGTGCTCAATTGCGCCCAGGCAAGAATCGCCACGGGCTTGTGAGCTTCTCTCAGATCCGATGGCTGGTACCGTCGCGGTTGTGGACCCATGAACCTGTCCCGTCAAATCCGTGCCGGCAATCGCGCGGGACACGATCCCGGGAGCGCCGCGCGCATGCCGGAGCAGGGTGAACGTTAGAACCGGGCCGATTGTGCCGATGGTTCGAGGATGCCGCAATGCCCGATACGATCATTCCCGCCGACAAGAAATTCCGAACGAAGGTGCTTTGCGGATTCATGCTATACCTTGTCGTGGTGCTCCTGATCAACCGTTATCTTGCCCAATATGCCGCGGAACTGAAAACGCTCAAGCAATCCGATCCGAGACTCGCCGGCCGTGAAATCAAGAATCTGGCCATCATACTCTTCACATGCAACGGTTTTTTCTCTTCCGCCCTGGCCGTCTGGTTCGGCCTCATCGCGGCCCGCATCCGCAGAAGCGATTCCTACCCGTACCCGGGCATGCGGCTCCTCAAGAACACGCGGCTTCGCACCGGCAGCGAAGCGCAGGCCGTGGCCGCGGCCTATGTTTTCGTTGCCGGCCTGCTTCTCGCCACCAATTATTTCATCTGGCGCATCTATTCGGGGGCTTCGCGAATCGCCGGAGGATGAATCCCGTCCTCCGTGCATGGCCCGTACGGGCGAAAGCCCTGTCCTCGCTCCGTCGCCAAAGAATTTGCCGTTCCCCGGCTTTAAGATACAATGCCGCACTGCGGGATTGCCGCAAGGATTCGACTCGACAGGATTCAACCGCGGGAGGACCGGAAGGCCGCCCGAATCTCGGATGAGGGGGCCGCTCCGTACAGAGATGCTTTATCTCAAACTGATTTGCACCGCCGTTTTCTGGGGAGGCACCTTCGTTGCCGCGCGGATCGCGGCCAGGGAAATGGAACCCTTTTCCGCCGCTTTCCTGCGGTTTGTCACGGCATCGGTGTTTCTGTTCGGATTCGTGTTCAAATCCCACGGCAAAATCCCCCCATTGGATCGAAGACATTTCCCTTTCGTGCTCCTCCTCGGCCTGACCGGCGTTTTTGCCTACAACGCATGTTTCTTCGCCGGTCTGAAAACGATCACCGCAAGCCGGGCTTCTCTCATCATCGCCACCCAGCCCGCTTTCATCGCGTTGCTGTCGTCCTGGTTCTTTCGCGAAAAGCTCGATTCCCTCAAAATCCCCGGCATCATGCTGTCCATTGCCGGCGCGGTGACCGTCATCTCCCGCGGCCATCCGCTCACCCTTTTCAGCAACAGCATAGGACCCGGGGAAGCGTATATCCTGGGCTGCATCGCCAGTTGGGTGTCCTACACCCTGATCGGCAAAGCCGCCATGAAAAGCCTCTCTCCCCTGACGGCCGTAACGTGGTCCTGCGGCGTCGGGGCGGTCTGCCTGCTGCCGTTCGCATTGGCCGAAGGAATTCTGCGGAGCATCGGGGAATTTTCCCTCACGGCCTGGGTCGGCATCCTGTACCTGGGCTTTTTCGGCTCCGCCCTCGGTTTTTTCTGGTACTATGAAGGCATCAAGGCCATCGGGGCGGCGCGGGCGGGGATCTTCATCAACCTCGTCCCGGTGAGCTCGATCGTGCTCGCCTGCCTGATACTCGATGAAACCCTGGATGCATCCCTGGCCGCCGGTGCCGTCCTGGTCGTTTCCGGCGTCTACCTGACCAACCGTTCCCCCCTGTTTCGTTCCCCACCGATTTCCGCTGTCGATTCCTCCCGGCGGCGATGATCGGAATCGTCCACGGCCTCGCCGACCGCACCCGAAAATGATCCCTTTCTTTCATTCTCTCTTGACTTTCACCCTTTTTTCACCTTATCTTTGAATGGAACGCACGGCGTTCGAAACGGGACCGAAACAATGGTCCGGCAAAGCAACGTCGGTTCCGGTCAACCGTAAAACCAACTGATCGTCACGAGGCGGACAAAATGAATCTCACACCGGCACAGGAAAGGGTCTACGGCTTTGTGCGGGATTACATCCAAAAAAACGGATATTCCCCATCGTATGAAGAAATAAGGCAAAACCTGGGTTTTCGTTCGCTCAACGCGGTTTTCAAGCATCTCAAGCAACTGGAACAGCGGGGCTATGTCCAGAGCCTCTGGAAGAACAAAAAACGCGCCCTGGAGCTGTTGCCGCTCCATACCGGCGCGGTATCCATACCGTTTCTGGGAGTCGTCGCGGCGGGAACGCCCATCGAAGCGGTGGAAATTCCGGAATCCGTCGAAGTTCCCGAAAGTTTTCTGGCGAACGGAAACAACTTCGCGTTGCGCGTAAAGGGCGATTCCATGATTGAGGAAGGAATCCGGGAGGGAGACATTCTGATCGTCGCCCGGCAGTCCCGCGCGGAAAACGGGCAAACGGTCGTGGCGCTCGTTCAGGGAGAAGCGACGGTAAAGAAATTCTACCAGCGCGGGGAAGAAATCGAGCTCCGGCCGGCCAACAGCCGGATGCAACCGATCCATGCGCGGGCCGATGCGGTGGAAGTTGTGGGAACGGTCGTGGGACTTTTGCGCAATTACCGCCGGCGCTCCCTGGGCGTCGTGTAGAACGGGGATATTCTCCGGCATGCGTTACGCTGGCGGAGGGGAAAATGACGCGACATATCGTTCATTTGGACATCCCCAATTTTTACGCCGTCCTGGAAGAGCTCAGGCGCCCGGAACTGAAAAAGCGTTCCATGGTTCTCGCCGAACCGTCGGCCCGGGCGATCGTCCAGGGGATCAACAGCAACGCCGGCAAGGAAGGCATCCGCGAAGGAATGCCTTTGGCTCATGCCCGGCGCATGTGCCGGCGGGTCCTGGCTGTTGCTCCGGATCTTCGTTTTTATCGCGAGGAACACCAACAGATCCTGAAGGAGTTCGGTTTTTTTTCTCCCCTGGTGGAGGGTGCCTGGCCGGGGCATTACTTCGTCGACCTCACCGGCACTCAACGTCTTCTGGGACCGGGACCCGACGTCGCGTGCCGCATGGAGAGGCACCTGGCGACGCAACGACGGTTGCGGGCGCGCATCGGCCTCGCCGCTAATAAGCTGGTCAGCCAGGTGGCTTCGACGTGTATCGTCCCGGGAGACCTCAACTGCATCTTCCCGGGCGGAGAAACTTCCTTTCTCGCCCCCCTGCCGGTGACCTCGCTTCCCGGCGTGGGCGCCGTAACCGCTTCCCGCTTGGCTGATTTCAATATCCGGCGTATCGGGCAGCTTGCGGCGTTGTCCCTGGAAGCCCTGTGCGGCGTTTTCGGCAAAATGGGCTCCCGGCTTTTCAATGTCGCCCGCGGCATCGACCCGACTCCCGTTCTCCCTTCACGCGAATCCCCGCGCCTGGTCGTCGCCCACAGCCTGGAACGGGACGAGATCGACCGGGACCGCCTGGAAGCCCTCTTGTTTCAGCAGGTGGAGGAAGCGGGATGGGCACTGCGATCCCACAATCGCCACCCGACGCGTTTCGTCCTGGAAATCCGGTACGCGGACGGCATCACCGCCAGGAGCGCCCACGCATTGTTTTCCCCTGCAATTCATGCGGATCGAAGGCTGTTCAGGGTGATTCTCCCCGTTTTCCGTCAACTGTTCAATCGCCGGATCGCTCTTCGCCGAATCGTCCTGGAGCTTTCCGATTTTGCCATGCCTTTTCGCCAGGCGTCCCTGTTCTCCCGGGAAGATTCGCCGCCGTCCGGAGAACGGGATTTGCAGCAGGCCCTGGACGGCATTCGCGGGCGCTTCGGCAACCGGGCCATTTCCTGGGGAAACGCCATGTCGGGCGCGCAAAGGCAGGCTTGAGCCAAACGGAGTTCGGCAGCCGGAAGGGCCTCGCCCGGGGAGGCGGATGCGGAAATCCGTTTCACGCCACGGCGTCACGGCGCTACGACGGAACGGAAAACCCATAAGGGAGAGTTGCCCGGCTTGGGTGAAAAAAGCGGAATACGCAATGAGGGAAACGTTCGTTCATCTGCACGTCCACTCCCATTATTCCATGATGCGCGGGGTCAGTTCCGTGACGGCCCTCTGCCGGACCGCATCGGCCCTGGGTTTCGAACACCTGGCGCTGACCGACGACAAAGGATTCTACGGGCTGATCAACTTCCTCGACGCCGCCCGACGCTTCGGCATTCATCCCATCGTGGGCACGACCATCGGAACCGGCCCCGATACCGCAGTCGTTCTCGCCAAAACTCCGCGGGGCTATGAATTGCTCTCCGAGCTGACCACCCGCCGTCACCTGGACGCGGATTTTTCCCTGCTGCGCGATTTTCCCGACGGCCGGCGGGATCTTGTCGTGCTCACCGCCAACCCCGAAATCATCAAAGCCCTGCACCCGCGGCGGGAATGCGGGGTGGAGGTCGTTCCGGGACCCGGGGACCGGCGGCTGCTGAAAATGGCCCATAGCCTCGGCGTCCCGCCCGTTGCCACGAATGCCGTTCATTTCGCGCACTTGGAAGATTATTCCCTGCACCGGCTGGTCCGCGCCATCGATCTCAACCTGACTCTGAGCAACATTCCCCGGGAGGAGATCGTACGGCCCGACCAGTGGCTGCAATCCGCGGCGCAGATGGAGCGCCGTCTGCCGCATTGTCCGGAAGCCCTGGCGAACACCCTCAAACTGGCGGGAGAGTGCCACACGAAATGGGACCATTTCCGCACCATTTTCCCGCATTACCGCGACCGGCGGGAAGACCACTTCGCTCTGCTGCTCGAGAAATGCCGCAAGGGAATCTCCTGGCGCTACGGCCGGACGAGCCCGGCCGTCGAGGAACGACTGGCCGAGGAACTCGACCTGATCGGAGCCAAGGGATACGTGGATTACTTTCTCGTCGTGGCCGATATCGTCGGCCGCCGGCCGATTCACTGCGGTCGCGGGAGCGGCGCCGCGAGCCTGGTGAGCTACCTGCTCGGGATCACCCACGTGGATCCCCTTCGGCACAACCTCCTGTTCGGAAGGTTTCTGAATCCCGAACGAAAGGATCTGCCGGACATCGATGTCGATTTCCCATGGGACGAACGCGACGATTTGTTCGAAGAACTGCGTCGTCACTACGGCGCCGAACGGATGGCGACGGTTGCCAATCACGTGGGTTTCGGAGCGCGCGCGGCGGTGCGGGAGGTGGCCAGGGTCTACGGCGTCCCGGCGGCGGAAATCAAGGAGGTGACCCGGCGCATGAGCTTCTGGACGGAACCGGGAGCAATGTGGGAGCGCATCGGCACCCATCCGAAATTCCGCGGATTCCCGCTCGATCCCCCCTGGCCGGAGATCATCGACCTGGCCGGCCGGTTGGAATCCTTGCCGAGACACCTTTCCATGCATTGCGGAGGGGTCATCATCGCCCCCGACCGAATTTCCCGGCACGTCCCCGTGCAGCGGAGCGCCAAGGGCGCCCGGATCATCCAATGGGAAAAGGACCAGGCGGAAAAGGCCGGCCTGGTGAAGATCGATCTCCTGGGCAACCGTTCCCTGGCCGTCATTCGGGACTCCCTTGCCGCCATCCGGGAAAATTACGGAAAAGACCTGGAATACGCCCGCCTCAATCCCGTCGATGACCCGGATACCCGGGAGCAAATCAGGACCGGCCGCACCATGGGGGTTTTCTACGTGGAA from Syntrophobacter fumaroxidans MPOB includes these protein-coding regions:
- a CDS encoding methyltransferase domain-containing protein, which gives rise to MLEPAALLVEFSDHMRRGNLPGPVLDLASGEGHNGIYLATLGLQVICCDRSGDALAAALRLAAEHGVRIRTWQEDLEVPGVNPLPVEAFGAIVVFRYLHRPLFPAIRKALRQGGILVYETFTADHAKFGKPRNPDHLLQPGELRKVFEDWETIHWFEGEKTDPLRAVAQIVCRRPRGGGGGG
- a CDS encoding PilZ domain-containing protein; its protein translation is MGDRKFTRIPIETGAIVQCGDVTAAGGVENLSLNGMLFRTSQEMDVNKEVKIKLMLSGPSSKMSLDMNGIVRRRVEDGFGIEFTGMYLDVFFHLKNIIALGMGDETKAMKEFFDFMGEGAPTGE
- a CDS encoding DMT family transporter, with protein sequence MLYLKLICTAVFWGGTFVAARIAAREMEPFSAAFLRFVTASVFLFGFVFKSHGKIPPLDRRHFPFVLLLGLTGVFAYNACFFAGLKTITASRASLIIATQPAFIALLSSWFFREKLDSLKIPGIMLSIAGAVTVISRGHPLTLFSNSIGPGEAYILGCIASWVSYTLIGKAAMKSLSPLTAVTWSCGVGAVCLLPFALAEGILRSIGEFSLTAWVGILYLGFFGSALGFFWYYEGIKAIGAARAGIFINLVPVSSIVLACLILDETLDASLAAGAVLVVSGVYLTNRSPLFRSPPISAVDSSRRR
- the lexA gene encoding transcriptional repressor LexA, with the translated sequence MNLTPAQERVYGFVRDYIQKNGYSPSYEEIRQNLGFRSLNAVFKHLKQLEQRGYVQSLWKNKKRALELLPLHTGAVSIPFLGVVAAGTPIEAVEIPESVEVPESFLANGNNFALRVKGDSMIEEGIREGDILIVARQSRAENGQTVVALVQGEATVKKFYQRGEEIELRPANSRMQPIHARADAVEVVGTVVGLLRNYRRRSLGVV
- a CDS encoding Y-family DNA polymerase — encoded protein: MTRHIVHLDIPNFYAVLEELRRPELKKRSMVLAEPSARAIVQGINSNAGKEGIREGMPLAHARRMCRRVLAVAPDLRFYREEHQQILKEFGFFSPLVEGAWPGHYFVDLTGTQRLLGPGPDVACRMERHLATQRRLRARIGLAANKLVSQVASTCIVPGDLNCIFPGGETSFLAPLPVTSLPGVGAVTASRLADFNIRRIGQLAALSLEALCGVFGKMGSRLFNVARGIDPTPVLPSRESPRLVVAHSLERDEIDRDRLEALLFQQVEEAGWALRSHNRHPTRFVLEIRYADGITARSAHALFSPAIHADRRLFRVILPVFRQLFNRRIALRRIVLELSDFAMPFRQASLFSREDSPPSGERDLQQALDGIRGRFGNRAISWGNAMSGAQRQA
- a CDS encoding DNA polymerase III subunit alpha, producing the protein MRETFVHLHVHSHYSMMRGVSSVTALCRTASALGFEHLALTDDKGFYGLINFLDAARRFGIHPIVGTTIGTGPDTAVVLAKTPRGYELLSELTTRRHLDADFSLLRDFPDGRRDLVVLTANPEIIKALHPRRECGVEVVPGPGDRRLLKMAHSLGVPPVATNAVHFAHLEDYSLHRLVRAIDLNLTLSNIPREEIVRPDQWLQSAAQMERRLPHCPEALANTLKLAGECHTKWDHFRTIFPHYRDRREDHFALLLEKCRKGISWRYGRTSPAVEERLAEELDLIGAKGYVDYFLVVADIVGRRPIHCGRGSGAASLVSYLLGITHVDPLRHNLLFGRFLNPERKDLPDIDVDFPWDERDDLFEELRRHYGAERMATVANHVGFGARAAVREVARVYGVPAAEIKEVTRRMSFWTEPGAMWERIGTHPKFRGFPLDPPWPEIIDLAGRLESLPRHLSMHCGGVIIAPDRISRHVPVQRSAKGARIIQWEKDQAEKAGLVKIDLLGNRSLAVIRDSLAAIRENYGKDLEYARLNPVDDPDTREQIRTGRTMGVFYVESPAMRLLQQKAGCGDFEHLVIHSSIIRPAANRYIRDYLDRLHGAPYEPLHPSLAGLLAENYGILVYQEDVVQAAMILAGFSWGEADGLRKVISKKSREQLSDYRSRFARGCAARGVSPDVVDRVWEMFISFSGYSFCKPHSASYALVSFKSAYLKAHYPAEFMAAVLSNGGGYYSTFAYVSESRRMGLTVAGPDINESAWNYRGGDRCVRMGLRQLQNIRRSTLEDILAERGKNGPFASVEELLRRVDIPPSDGMILARSGALDSLSGGLNRPRLLWFIEAWFNGAGVKGTAGHGQISAFPRPRARIVVPPLPGFSPRQTWRHEMETLGFVLSVHPLAMVEPMARKLPHRVTKAADLHRHVGERVCTAGWPITRKEVLTREGEPMEFVSFEDRTAIYETVFFPSAFRRFCQDIDMNRGYLILGKVESEFDTVSLAVNRVVKLPPVLED